The genome window CGACTGGGAAAAGTTTAATGCGCTAGGTGTCACACAATACGGACAGATGACCGCTGGTTCTTTTATGTATATAGGACCACAAGGAATCGTTCATGGAACTACCATTACAGTTCTCAATGCTTTTAGAAAAATTAAAAAAGAACCCACGGGAAATATATTTGTGACTTCAGGATTAGGCGGCATGAGCGGCGCTCAGCCTAAAGCTGGAAATATCGCTGGCTGTATTACTATTTGTGCAGAGATGAATCCTAAAGCCGTTCATACCAGACATTCACAAGGTTGGGTGGACGTAGTGGTCTACAATACTGCAGATTTAATCTCTCGAGTAAGAGATGCTCAAGAAAAAAAGGAGCCCCTTTCCATTGCTTTTGAAGGAAACGTAGTTCATGTTTGGGAAGCCCTTTATGATGCGCAAATTCATATCGCTATAGGTAGCGACCAGACCAGTTTACACAACCCTTGGGCTGGCGGTTACTATCCAGTAGATCTTTCTTTTGAAGCATCTAACGATATGATGAGCAATCAACCCGACCTATTTAAGATTGAAGTACAAAAGTCGCTGCGAAGACATGTTGAAGCGATCAATAAACACACAGAAAAAGGCACCTATTTCTTTGACTATGGGAATGCATTCCTGCTAGAATCAAGCCGCGCCCAAGCTGATATTGTGGGGGTCGGTAAAGAATTCCGTTATTCTTCTTATGTTCAGGACATCATGGGACCCATGTGTTTTGATTATGGTTTTGGACCGTTTAGATGGGTTTGTGCCTCAAATGATCCAGAAGATCTTAAGAAAACAGATCTAATCGCGACTGCCGTATTGGAACAACTTTCTAAAGAAGCGCCAAAACGTACCCGGCAACAAATGCAGGATAACATTAAATGGATCAAAGGAGCGCAAGAAAACAAATTAGTAGTAGGTTCACAAGCACGTATTCTCTACGCAGATGCCACGGGGAGGATTGAAATTGCCCGAGCATTTAACAAAGCTATCGCTAACGGAAAAATAGGACCTATTGTTTTGGGACGTGACCATCACGATGTTTCTGGAACGGACTCGCCGTATCGAGAAACTTCTAATATTTATGACGGTTCTCGCTTTACTGCAGACATGGCGATACAGAACGTAATAGGAGATAGCTTTAGAGGTGCCACTTGGGTTTCTATCCACAATGGCGGCGGCGTAGGCTGGGGTGAAGTGATCAATGGCGGTTTTGGAATGGTAATTGATGGTAGTAAAGAGTCAGAAAATAAATTGGAGTCCATGCTGTTTTGGGATGTAAATAATGGTATCGCTCGAAGGAACTGGGCACGAAATGAAAATGCTGTTTTTACTATAAAAAAAGCGATGGAAACAAATCCTTCTTTAAAAGTCACTATTCCTAATTTGGTCAGTGATGATTTGATCAATAACTTATAATCTGTTTTTAAGCTAGTGGTTCTTGGTTCCGCTTTCGCGAAAGCATAAACATAAAAAGCAATGAAAAAACTATTTACACTTCTCGTAGTAATTGCCTTAATGGCAAGCTGCCAAACAGTACGAGTATCACAAGATTATGCGTTAGGTACTGAATTCAGTAACTATAAAACATATGCCTATTATAAAAAAGGCGTGGATGAGGCAAAAATTTCGGAACTAGATAAAAAACGAATCTTAAGAGCTATCGATACAGAAATGGCAGCAAAAGGATTTATAAAATCTGAAAACCCAGACGTATTAGTCAGCATTTTTACTGATTCGAAAGAACGTGTCGATGTATACAATAATAACTGGGGCTGGGGCTTTGGTTACGGCTGGGGCTGGGGCGGCGGTTTCTGGGGTAATAACATGAATAACAATGTCACCAGAACTACAGAAGGTATCCTTTACATAGATTTAATAGACGCTCAGAAAAAAGAATTGATCTGGCAAGGAGTAGGAACAGCACCGCTTAAATCCACTCCAGAAAAGAAAGTAGAACGCACTAATGAAATTGTAAAAGAAATCTTACAACAGTTTCCACCGATGCCTAAAAACTAGTATCGCATCACCTATAAAAAATCCCATTTTATTAAATTGAAATGGGATTTCTTTTGTCTTAATTTTTGGCGTCCTAATTATCGATCTTTTGGCTGAAAGGCAAAAGGGATAATTTCTTATCTCATCTTTAATTTTACTGAATTTACCAAAATGTCCCAGTACTTAAGTATGCCATCTTTTTATTTAGAAAATGGATATTTTAATTACTCTACATAATTCTCAAACCAAGAACATTCTTTCAGCACCTCTTTGTAATATGCTGTATCTGAATAGCCGTCTCTCAATTGGTTGAAATAAACTTTATGATCACCACAAATATCAAGCTCATAGGTATTCCTATCATAATCATAATTTCCGTCTTCACAACTATTGGTTTTGGCGAGCATAAAAAGCAGAGCCGCTTTGGTTTCTTTAGAGCCGCTCTCTGAGCGCAGTCCTTTTAAGAGATACTTTGTTGCTTGACCCAGAATAAAACTGTCATCTATGACTTCTTCTTCACCATCGTCATCACCATAACTTGGAGCATTTAAAGTATTGCGGTTATCATTGCTGATGTAATAGCTATTGTTCATAAACCAGCCTTTATGACTCATGTTGTACCAAGCATTACCGATCATGTAATAGTAGTCAGAAGCTTTATCAGGATTGCTTTGTGCAAGCTGTTTTAGCCGGATCAGTGTTTGCGCTAATTGAATCTTATTGTCCTTGTAAGATTCGCGTTTTTTACTAGAATCAATTTCTTTTGCGTTTTCTCCCAAAATAGTTGAATAGGTAACATGAAAGTCATTTGAAATAGTAGTAAAAGGCACATTCATATACTCTTTAATCGAGGCAGAAAATAATTCTGCACGCACGCCTTTTTCCCAAAACACTTCTGGTCTTTTTACTTGCTTGAATTCGATAATCGCTTCTTCTAGCTGATCTTGTCTCAGGTGATACGTACCTCGTAAATCGTGAACATAATCTTTAGGCCGCGTCTTCATTCGTTGGATAATGGTCTTTTCAAAAGATGTGGGATTAGACAGTCCAACAAATATGTCAAAATTATTGATGTACTCCTCTTTCAGGTAATAATATTTAGCGTCATACTCCCAACTACTCCCGTGTAAGTTCCCTACCCCAGTCCAATCGTATGGCTTATCACTTGAATAAGAATCATAATCTATAGAAGCCAATACACTTGTAATAGGATTTCCAGCATCTTTATACAACGCACTGATATGATTGAAAAAAGCTGCTACCGTAGGCTTATGAGTTCTCAAGTCTTCATCACTAGCGATGCGTTCATAACTTTGATTGATTTTTTTTCTATCCAAAGATTTGATGCTCATAAATTGTACCGCCGTTTTTAACCTTTTGAAATGCTTTTTATATGCAGTTCCAGGTCGTAAAGTAGACATATAGCTTAAGGCTAATCCATTTTCATTTTGATACAAATAAGTGGTAGCTAGTACCAGCGACCATAAATCTTTATTTTTAAGATTTTTTTCATTGAGGATGGATTTTGTGAAAAGATACAATTGCTTTGCATAGCCCTCAATAGGTTCACTTTCATCGTAATAACCCGACTCCAAATGTTCAAAAATACTAGATTGCATTTGGTCTAAATACCGAACAGCAAGCACTTCTAAATAAAGCGAATTCACATTATCACGAGCGATATTTTCCATTTCTCTTAGAACAGAGCCGCGACCGTGAAAGGCTTTGAAGAAACTCTTCACATCTGTGTTTTTATTGGAAGCCGTAAATTCTGAGTTGTTCTCTAATAGTTCCCAATTCAAAAACCTTAAGCTGATACCGCAAGTGCTGCGTCTATCTGGTAATTGATCATAAACTTCTAAGTAGGAGGTCGCTGCTAAAACCTGACGATTTTGATGATAAGCCGCACCAGCCATTTCTTCCATAGCACGATAGTAGATGTACTTATACTCGCTTGTTTTTTTAAGAATCGTGTAGAAATACCTGATCGCCGCTTCATTCTCTTGAAGGTAATGTGCCATTTTTACAGCTTGAAACCCTGCTCTATTGCGCATAAAATCGTCTGGAGCTATAGCTACAAGCTCTAATGCCTCAGAAAGTAATTCTCTTTTATCTACTGTTTTTTGTTGCTCTTGATACTCCGATCGCTCCCCCTGGTACCAACCTCTACCGCCAGATGTATCACTTGACGTATTTTGAGTTTGTTTTGCAAGGATTAAATATTCTTTAAAAAATTCAAATTTTTTAGTACTGAGTTTTTCTCCCAAATCATCATCATAAGTTTCAAAGCCCTTTTCTCCTAAAAACCATTCTAAAGGTCTTGTATAAATAATACCTCGCAGTTCTTCTTCGGTAAATTCACCATTAAAATAGGTAACCCATTCTTGTATATTGATAGACGCTAGGTTCCTATATATGGTATCGCAAAATGGAGTGTCCGGACAATTTAAAAAGGCGTGAAAATCTTTATTGACCAAAGAGAATTGGTCTATAATGGGGTAGTAACTATCCTCCCAAGCTGGATCCCAACCACAAAAAGCTCCCGTGGTATTATTAATAGTGTTACCAAAGCCCAATACTGGAAATAAAAACAACCATAATTTACTGAGCAAAAGACGATAGTTCATCAGAAGAGAATTTTAAAGTTAATGGTGAATTGATGTGATAGAATATAGTCTCATAATTAGCGTCTGATCCAGAGGCTTTTTTGATCATGGAAGAAAGTTCTTGCAGTTTTTCTTTGTTAACCGTTTCTACCCTTAAATCGTCACCTTTGTAAATAAATATGCCGTTGATATAAGAGTCTGATGTGGCTTTATAGGTGTTTTCTTTTCCCGCTTTCGCGAAAGCGGACTCCAACAAACTGGGAGTAAGATCTCTTATAAGCCCTTTAAGTTTTCCATCTCTGTAAAGAACGCCCCATTCAAAAAGCGGCAATGCGACATCGTAAGGCAACGGATAATCTTCCAGTTGCTCCAGATATTGAGCGGTGACCTCATTGCTTATGATAGAATTCATTTCTTCTTCATCCCCCAAATCGCCTACATTATAAGCCATTAGTACCACTCGATCTACAGGCGGTACACCAGTGCGTTCCTTAAATTTTACTTGATGAAGCCTCAAGGTAGCACTGATCACATAACCTGGCATTTCTTTTTTTAAGAATCTTAGGAATTCAAAAAAGTTGGTCTTTGTACGATTCGTCCAGTCACAATCAATCTGTATTTGTTTTACCGCAGCTTTACCCATCAAATTTTTATTTTGAATGCGTTTGATCTTCTCTGCCGTATTTTTAGCTAGTTTATTTAGGTTGTTTTTACTTCCGTCTTTATGAAGAAAAACCTCGTTGCGTATATAAACTACAGGAATAATTTCCTTAGCTATAATCTGTACCTCCTCATCAAACTGAATGGTTGCTATTGGAAATACACTATTGGCTTTTTGGTCTACTGTCAAATCAAAAAAGCGTACATATTCTTTATAAGTGCCCCCATCTTTGATCAACTGATCTGTTTTTTCGGTAGGATGATAGGTCGTACTCCAGTGGTAAAAGGAGTAGTTATTCTTTGTTTTCACCTCTTTTTTACAAGAAATAAAAACCACTGCAAAAAATAAAAGTATACCTATGGGGCGCATGAAATAAAGCTTCAAAATAGGGTATAAAGATACTATATTGACCGTATCATAACCCATTTATTATGAGGAGTCTGAGATAAATGAATCCGGCTTTTTTTTAGTTGGTTTCTAAATCATTTTCCTATGATTGACTGGCATTTACAACTACCTTGTAATGTATTGCTACTATTTTATCAAAGGTTTTAGAAACCGAACAGTATTTTTCAAAACTTAAATCAGCAGCTTTTTGGGCTTTGTCTGGATCAATAACTCCTTCTAAGAATACGTTTACATGCATTTCTTTAAAAGGTCTGGAGTCATCTAACAAATAACGCTCTCCCTCTACTTCTACTTTATAACTCGTAATTTCCTGGCGTTGCTTTTTAAGGATGGAAATCATATCAATCGCACTGCAAGAACCTACACCCATTAGCAATAATTCCATAGGACTTACTCCTTGAACGACCTCCATACCACTGTGGTCTATCATTACTTTATTACCTGACTTGCCTGTGGCTTCCATCAGGTAATCCTTGTTTTTTCTTTCTAGGGCTACTTTCATAATATATGCAATTTGAGACGGTGAAGATCGCATAGACATGTGAGAACTAGAAATAATCGATAGATTAATCAAGGTATATCTAAATAATTAGAATTGTATCTAATTAATTATTTAACCTCTCCTTCTATTGTTAATACCGTTAATGGCGGAGCTGTATTTGCTTCAATTATAGCATATTTAATAAATTTACCTTGTTTTTCAGGAGTAAACTGAACATAAACTTTAGTGGATTCCCCACTGCTAATTGTGCTTGATTTAATAGTAGGTATTAAACATTCACATTCCGTTAATACATTTTCTATATTTAAATCATTAGAACCTGTGTTTTCTAAATTAAAAACATATGTTGCCGTTTGTCCAACGTTCAACTCATGATCCTCAGGAGATTCAACCAGAATTTTAGAAAAGTCGGTATTGCCAAATTTAAAATAATATTGAAGTTGATCCCATTTCAAAATCATAAAAGCACTTCCAAACAGAATAAATGCAACTACTAAAAAATAAAACAAATTCTTCATAATACTAAATTTAAGGATTACTAACACATGTTCCATTACATGGTCCTTCTAACCACCAACCACAACCACTATTAGTTTGCAAACAAAATCCAGCAAAACAACTACTTCCATATATACACCAATCATCGCTTGAATTACAAGTGCATTGTCTATCACCGCCGTCTGGTGGAACAATTCCAGTATCTGTTTTATTTACATTCGATGACCCTATTTTATCTAATGTTGTGAAGTATTTTTTAGCCAAATCAGCTCCAAATTGTTCAACAACCCTTGTTTTCAATAGAGAAAATGATTGTTCCTTCGATTCCCTAATTTCTAAATTATTAAAATAATTTATTGAAAGGTGATTTCGAAGATTATTCAAAATTATTGTCTGTTCATTGTTAATAGTTGTTTTTTGAACTTCATTAAGTCTTGTAATCCAAACGTAATACTTTTCACTCGCTGATAGAGGACTATATGCCAATCGCTGCATTTTACCTTGCATCGCCAATACTTGATCAATTTTCACATAATCTAAACTTTCATAACCTTTTTCATCATCAAGTGAACATGAGATAACAATTAAGCAAATTAAAAACAACATTAACTTTTTCATATAAATAAAATTTACGTGAAGAAATAAAGAAATAAAGAAATAAAGAAATAAAGAAATTTAAATTGTTAAAAATATTATTAACTTTAAAACAACATTTTAATATGTATTGACTTATTTGTTGTTTAAACAATAGTTCTAAGTTGATTTCACTTCAACGATGTAAGTAATTTTCAAGCATTTATCAAAACTCTTAGAAACCGAACAATACTTTTCAAAGCTTAAATCAGCAGCCTTTTGGGCTTTGTCTGGATCGATAGCTCCTTCTAAGTACACTTTTACATGCATTTCTTTAAAGGGCCTGGAGTCATCTAACAAATAACGTTCTCCTTCTACTTCTACTTTATAACTCGTAATTTCCTGGCGTTGCTTTTTAAGGATGGAAATCATATCAATCGCACTACAAGAACCTACTCCCATAAGAAGCAACTCCATAGGACTAACTCCTTGAACGACTTCCATACCGCTGTGATCTATCATTACTTTATTACCTGATTTACCTGTGGCCTCCATTAGGTAATCGTTATTTTTTCTTTCTATTTGGATTTTCATGAGTAACTATTTATTATTTATGGATTGTTGATACGAACCAACCTGAACAATGTATCTTTTAGCACTAGAACCCCTCCTTCATAGGTGTGGAATCTTTGTAATTTCCATAACTCTGCTTTTGTAATTATCTTTTTAGGCTGCTTTTGCTTATATGTATTCAGTTGTAATTCTAGCCATCCTTTTTGCGTTGAGACTGGAAAACGATCTTGATAGAATTTATAATAAACCCCAAAGGTAAACTCTGCTCCAAAATAAGAGGCAGTAGGTAGTGGTTCTATTTTATAAGAGCCCTCAAAATCTGTTATCTGTAACTTTTCTGATGTTCTTAATTCGTATGGGACCTCATTCTCATCATATCCAATAAACAAAAAATCCCCCAGATCATCATATATATTATTTGGGAAAAATTTCCACGATTGATGCCAGAAACCAGTGAAGATACCAGGATCGGCTAACTGTTTACCTATGGTATATTTATATAAAGGAAGACTGGATAGAAAAGGACTTAAATAACTATTTTTACTCCAATGATAGAAGTTACCGTGTAAGATGAATAGCATTGTTGCTAGAATAAAAACTCTTTTAACGTTTTTCCATCGATGCGAAAGGACTTCCAAACCTATAGAATTTTGATACCTCCAACGGTCAGGAAAGATCTTCCAACTCCAGAAGCTTTGGGGTAATAAAAGCAATCCAAAGGCTAACCCTATAAGAAAAAAGGTTCCTACGTGTAGGAATACAGCCATAATACCGTGCAATAAAATAATAGAAATTGCAGACCACAATCTTGCTCTTTGAAAGAAGAAAGAGAGCAATAACAGTATGGAAACCAGCACTTCTAAGTAAAAACCGGCATAAGTAAAAGTTTGAGCCAGTTCGGGATACATACCCAATTGTTGTAATAATGGTCTTGCATGAATCAGATCCTTTGAAACTACCTCGAGCAATCGGCCACTCTGCCATAATTCTCCGTTTTTAAAAATCCAACTGGAGAAATAGATTAAGAACAATTGAAATTGAAAACCCAACTGAGCCAACTTTCCAAAATTAAAAAAAGTTGCTTTTTGATTTTGAAAAAATTGAAATCGACGGTTAAGAGGCAAGAACATAGCCCAAAATAATGCCGTCTCCTCTAGGTGTTCTACACCATGAGAAATATAAGGGTTGGTAGTTATCAAACTAGCGAAAGTTATGAAAAGCACTGGTGTGATCCATTTTGTCTTATAACCTATCACAAACAAAAGGCTTAGTAACAACATCAGAGATAATAAGAAATAGTACCAAAGATTAGAGTCTGACCAATTAAATAATGGAAAACTCTCCCCGTAATAATCGCTCGAACTTGCTTCTGGAAGCCACTCGTTATTATTGTAATAGACGCCCACAGCTGGAAAACGATAAAAAATTAAATTATAGATAAGGGCAACACCTAATGCAATTCTAAAAAGCCCAAGCGACCTGAGGTCAAAACTCATAATTCTATTTTCCAATGATACTTTCATTCGCTTTTTAAGTCATTTAAATTTAACTCTTGTAAACAGTAAGTATGAAACTCATAAGCATATGATGTACCGTTCCAGTTTGGAGTTTTTGACAAGTAGACTAAATACAAGTTCTCAACAGTGCCTTCTTTTTCCTTGTCCATTTTAAGACTGTATTCTACCAACATTTCTTGATATGTGGCACTCGTGAACCGATCAGAGTAGTCTTTTAAACTGACCGTATAAAGGTAATCTGTATATTCCAGATGATGTCCAAATCCATTTATAAATTTTGCCTGATCTATATTATTAAGGTCATTTATTTCTTTGCCTATCTCGATTCCATTTAAAGAAAAAACACCGGCTTCATTTTCTTCGATAATTAAATACAATCCTAAATCAGAGGTTGCATTCATTTGAAAAAACACCCAAGGTTGATCATTAAAGCCGTACAGAAAATACAACGGAATCCATCTTTTATAAAACAAATCATAGCTGCCAGGAATAGAACGCATCAAAGGACTCACATGACTTCCTAAATACCAATATCTTAAATTACCCTTTAACATTATTGCAATAACCGCGAGTAGCAAGAAAGTTTTTAGATAAGCTGTCCTTACTCCTTTAAATGATACAGAACTTTTACTTGAAGAATCATTTTTTAAAAACTTCCAGCGCTCCCAGAAATGCTTTGGTAATAAAGCAGCGCTAAATGCCATACCCATAATCAAGAAAGGTCCTACTTGCGCCATCATCATTATTCCTAAATGAAGTAACACAATCATCATTGCTGCAATAAGCTTTAAATTCCTTTTAAAAGGCCATAGGATAAATACTGGAATTAAAAACTCCCAAACTAAAGCTACATAGGTAAGTACTTTTAAAACTAGAGGATAGTTTCTTAGTTGAAAACCAAAACCAGAAGCAAAATACTCATCTTGAACAACTAGCTCTATTGCATTACCATCCAACCATATAGCACCATTTTTAACCAAAAAACTCGTTAAATAAATCAACGCTATTTGCAAATACAACCCGTATAATGCGAGAGGATGTATGGAAAAATCTCTATGCTTCACACAACTCCATACCGTTCCAGTAGGTAGAAATATGCTCCAAAAAAGAGATACCAATACCATAAAATGGAAACCAGTGATCAGGTAAAGACTATTTACTATAATCAGACTATAGCAAAAAAATAATATGGGCTTAACAAATCTATCCAATAACCCTATGGTAAAACAAATCGATAGTAAAATGCTAAAGAAAATAAAAGCAATAAAAGCATTTTCTCCAAGAGCGTTTACTACATCAAATCCAGTTCCATAATAAGGCTCAATGGCAGATTCAGGTCTTAAAATACCTGAGAAATAGTACTTCTCAAGAAATAGAAACTTATAAAAAACCAAATCATAAAGAACTGCAAGACCTGTGATGATTCTCCACAATGCAAGTGACCTAAAGTCAAAAGAAATCGTTTTACGATCTAAATGATTGCCAAGTCTTTTAAGCA of Nonlabens sp. Ci31 contains these proteins:
- a CDS encoding bacteriocin fulvocin C-related protein — encoded protein: MKKLMLFLICLIVISCSLDDEKGYESLDYVKIDQVLAMQGKMQRLAYSPLSASEKYYVWITRLNEVQKTTINNEQTIILNNLRNHLSINYFNNLEIRESKEQSFSLLKTRVVEQFGADLAKKYFTTLDKIGSSNVNKTDTGIVPPDGGDRQCTCNSSDDWCIYGSSCFAGFCLQTNSGCGWWLEGPCNGTCVSNP
- a CDS encoding OsmC family protein, yielding MKIQIERKNNDYLMEATGKSGNKVMIDHSGMEVVQGVSPMELLLMGVGSCSAIDMISILKKQRQEITSYKVEVEGERYLLDDSRPFKEMHVKVYLEGAIDPDKAQKAADLSFEKYCSVSKSFDKCLKITYIVEVKST
- a CDS encoding urocanate hydratase; the encoded protein is MNDTNSLAGFRESIQTGIPETLPAAYRYDPDVNHAPKRKKILTADEEKLALRNALRYFDPKHHELLLAEFKEELDTYGRIYMYRFMPAYEIKARNIADYPAQSQQAAGIMLMIQNNLDHAVAQHPHELITYGGNGAVFSNWAQYLLTMKYLSEMTDEQTLVMYSGHPMGLFPSHKMAPRCVVTNGMMIPNYSQPNDWEKFNALGVTQYGQMTAGSFMYIGPQGIVHGTTITVLNAFRKIKKEPTGNIFVTSGLGGMSGAQPKAGNIAGCITICAEMNPKAVHTRHSQGWVDVVVYNTADLISRVRDAQEKKEPLSIAFEGNVVHVWEALYDAQIHIAIGSDQTSLHNPWAGGYYPVDLSFEASNDMMSNQPDLFKIEVQKSLRRHVEAINKHTEKGTYFFDYGNAFLLESSRAQADIVGVGKEFRYSSYVQDIMGPMCFDYGFGPFRWVCASNDPEDLKKTDLIATAVLEQLSKEAPKRTRQQMQDNIKWIKGAQENKLVVGSQARILYADATGRIEIARAFNKAIANGKIGPIVLGRDHHDVSGTDSPYRETSNIYDGSRFTADMAIQNVIGDSFRGATWVSIHNGGGVGWGEVINGGFGMVIDGSKESENKLESMLFWDVNNGIARRNWARNENAVFTIKKAMETNPSLKVTIPNLVSDDLINNL
- a CDS encoding DUF1573 domain-containing protein, yielding MKNLFYFLVVAFILFGSAFMILKWDQLQYYFKFGNTDFSKILVESPEDHELNVGQTATYVFNLENTGSNDLNIENVLTECECLIPTIKSSTISSGESTKVYVQFTPEKQGKFIKYAIIEANTAPPLTVLTIEGEVK
- a CDS encoding OsmC family protein, with protein sequence MKVALERKNKDYLMEATGKSGNKVMIDHSGMEVVQGVSPMELLLMGVGSCSAIDMISILKKQRQEITSYKVEVEGERYLLDDSRPFKEMHVNVFLEGVIDPDKAQKAADLSFEKYCSVSKTFDKIVAIHYKVVVNASQS
- a CDS encoding DUF4136 domain-containing protein yields the protein MKKLFTLLVVIALMASCQTVRVSQDYALGTEFSNYKTYAYYKKGVDEAKISELDKKRILRAIDTEMAAKGFIKSENPDVLVSIFTDSKERVDVYNNNWGWGFGYGWGWGGGFWGNNMNNNVTRTTEGILYIDLIDAQKKELIWQGVGTAPLKSTPEKKVERTNEIVKEILQQFPPMPKN